ACCAAGGCCTTCGTACGCGCCCGTGACCGGATCCGCTAGCTGCTTCGGTACGACCGGATCGAACCAGCCGCCGGACTCTTCCCACATGACGATGACGGCGGTATTGCCCCAATACTGACTCTGACCGACCGCGTTGACGATCGACGCGACCCAGGACGGTCCGAGGCTTCCGGATTGCGGACCGGGATGATCGGAGTTGGCACCGCTCGGCGTCACCCACGAGACCTGCGGTAAGTTCCCGTTCGCGATATCCTTGAGGACTGTTGTGTCGGGACTGACGATATTGGCGTGGTCCGGACCGTTCCAAACGCTTTGAATCGACTCGAACGGATCCAGATTGCTTCCTGCGCCTGACTTCTGCGAGTAGAATTTCCACGTGATGCCGGCTGCGTCGAGCGAGTCGGCAATGGTCGAGAACGTAAAGCACGGATACGGGCCCGCGACCTCGTGGCCGGTCGCCGCCGGGAATTGCGGCGGATCGGCTTGACCGAAGTCGAGCACGTTTGCGGTAACACCTGGCTTCTTCTCGTTGCAGCCCCAGACCGAACCATCCGGAACCTCGACCGTGTGGCCGCTTTGCCCGGCGATCATGTACTCGTGCGAAACGAACGTGGGACCGCTGTTCGATTCGAAGGCCTCGTCACCCAAGGCGTACTCTTGGGCGATCGTCCAATACGGTTGGATGTCCGATTTTTGCACGTACGTAAACGGCATTTGCTTGACGGTAGGATCGTTGGAAAAAACCCAACACTGGGGCTCGTTATTCTCGTTGACCTTGTCGCTACAGACGGAACCAGTTTTTTTGAACTTAACGATCTCGTCGTCCCAGCCATCGTTCTTGCCTCGATCGAAGTCTTCGAGAAACTGGGTGTGCGAGTGATTGATATCGCGCTTTTCTTCCAACGGAAGTGGTTGCAACGTGTAGGTCGTTCCGTGGCCCATGCCGTTGCTCGCCGTCTTCGCTCCCGGAAAGCCGTAGAACAAATTGTTGAAGCTGCGATTCTCTTGCATGACGATAATAACGTTCTGAATAGGCGTCGATCCGCCCGAGTGGTTAGCGAAAGAGCGCGCGGTGCCGGGCGCTGCCGGCCCCTGGGATAATGGCGAACTACAGGCGGCCAGAACGACCGCCATCAACCACGAGAGTTTTTTCATGTCGATCACTCCTCAGTAGGTGTCGGCCGGCGTATCGTCGTGGAAGTTCTCGAAGAGCGTTGCGTTGCCGGTGGTCCGAATCGGAACGAACGGAATCGGTTTCTGCGTGTAGTCGAACATATCGTCGAATCCGTCGGCACGTTGATCGGCGTATTTTATGCCCGAATCGCCGCCGATAAACGGCAGGTCGAACGTCTCTTCGAGAAAGCGCAACGTGCCGGCGATCTCGTGCTGTTTGTGCGAGATGTAGCCGGCCCTGGCGTACGGCGATACGACGATCAGCGGAACGCGAAAGCCGAGTCCCTCATAGGCATTTGACTGAGAATCTAGATACTGCGGCGGTTTCACCTCATCGTACCAACCGCCCCACTCATCCCACATGACGATGATTGCGGTGCTCTTCCAATACTCGCTTTTGCCGATCGCATTGACGATCGAGGCGACCCATTTCGGCCCCTCATTCCCCGACTGCGGACCCGGATGATCGGACGTCTGACCGCTCGGAGTCACCCACGAAACATTGGCAAGCTTACCGGTGCGGATATCTTTGAGGACCTGCGTATCGGGATAGATAATATTTTTGCGATCGGGACCGTTCCATACTGCCGAGCTCGATTCGAACGGATCGAGGTCGCGCCCCGTCCCGGTTTCTTGCGCGTAATATTTCCACGTGACATTCGACGCGTCTAAGTTTTGCGCGATCGTCGGATAGGTGAAGCACGGATAGGGACCCGCGATTTCGTGCCCCGTATCTTCTGAGTAGACGGGCGGCCTCGCCCGTCCGCCCTTTAGAACGTTCACCGTCGTTCCGGTTTCGGCGTCGCAGCCCCACGGTTGTCCGTGGGGAACCTCGGTTGCGTGACCCGATTCGCCCGCAATCAAGTACTGGTGCGACGGAAACGTCGGACCATTATTCGACGAAAACGTGTTGTCGCCGAGTGCGTATTGTTGCGCCATCGCCCAGTACTCCGTTATCTGCGTTGGATCGACGTATGAAAACGACATCTGTTTGAACCTGGCGGACTGCTGGATGTGAAAGCACGGCGGTTCGTTGTAGCGGTTGATTGGATTGCTGCATATCGAACCGGTTTTCTTCAACGAGACGACGTACTGATCGAAGCCGTCGATCTTTCCCTTATCGTAATCCTCGAGAAACTGATAATGGGAATGGTCCATCTCGACCGGCCACGTTAGTGGTATCGACTGCAAATGATAGACCGTGCCGTCGTGGCCGACGCCCGAGTTGACCGTCCGCGCGCCCGGAAACGCGTGGAACAAGTTCTCGAAGCTGCGATTTTCTTGCATGATGATGACGACATGCTTAATCGGGGTTGACGTCGCTGCGCGCCTGGCCGCGCCCGGCGAGAACGCTCCGGGGAAACCGGAGGCGCCCGGCGCGCCATCGCATGCAGCAAGGCAAGCAAACGCCAGAACGGCGCTTATCCATCGTGAATACACGCCTGGCGTATTAGCCGGATGCGTCAGTAAATACTGTCCGTTCCGTTCGAGGATAGGGTACCTAGTACGTGTCCCCGGGCGTGTCATCGTGAAGGTTTAAGAAGTACCGCGCACCGTGCTTGACTGGGGGAATGGTGACGAATGGAATCGGCGACTGCGTGTAGTCAAACATGTCGTCGAACCCGTCGGCCCGGCAATCGGCGTACTGCGTTTTTTTGTCCGTGCACGACCCGATGGTACCCAAACCAAACGTTTCTTCGATGAAGCGCAACGTGCTGGCGATCTCGTGCTGGTCGTGCGAGACGTACCCGGCCTTCGCGTACGGCGACACGACGATCAGGGGCACGCGGAAGCCGAGACCCTCACGTGCTCCGGTTTGTGGATCGGCGTACTGCGGCGGATGAACCGGATCGAACCAGCCGCCCCACTCGTCCCACATGATGATGATTGCGGTGCTGTCCCAGTACTGGCTGTTGCCGACGGCATTGACGATCGATGCGACCCAGTCCGGGCCGCCATCGCCGGACTGCCGGCCGGGATGATCGGATTTCAAGCCGCTGGGCGTCACCCACGATACGTTTGCGAGGTTGCCGCTCGTGATGTCGGAGAGAACCTTGGTATCGGGCGAGATGATGTTCGCGCGATCGGCGCCGTCCCAAATCGGTTTGTTGGCCTCAAACGGCTCGAGGTCACGCCCCGAATCGGCCTTTTGCGCGTAGTAGCGCCAGGTCAGACCGGCACCATCTAGGGCGGCGGCGATCGTTGGATAGCTAAAGCAGGGGCTCGGCCCGGCGACTTCGTGACCGGTTGCCGGAGAGAATACCGGGGGATCGGCCGGGCCGTAGGCTAGCAGATTGACGGTCACACTACTGTTCGCGTTGCAGCCCCACGGCTGTCCGTTGGGCACTTCGACGGAGTGACCCGATTGGCCGGCGACCAGATATTGATGCGAAACGAACGTCGGGCCGTTGTTGGACGAGAATGTTTCGTCGCCCAACGCGTACTCCTCGGCCATCGTCCAGTACGGCGTGATCTCCGTGTGATCGACGTACGAAAACGCCCGCTGCTTGTCGACCGGATTCTTTGAGATCACCCAGCAGCTCGGCTCGTTTTGATAGTACGGGTTATTACCTTTGCCTTGACACTTTGGGTCGTTAGCAGGTTGAGGAAGAATCTCACTATCCCAGCCGTCGTCTTTGCCTTGGTCGTAATCTTCTAAGAATTGCGAATGCGAATGGTTAAGGTCGAAGTAATATGCGAGATCAACCTTTTTCACCTTATACTGGCTGCCGTGGCCGTTACCGAACTTGGCCGTCTTGGCACCAGGAAAACCATAAAACAAGTTATTGAAGCTACGGTTTTCTTGCATGACGATAATGATGTGTTGGATGGGCGTCGTTCCACCGGAATGATGGGCGAACCGGCCGCCAAACGATGGGATCGCGGCGGGCTGCGACGAACCCGAGCCGCACCCAGAAAGCGCAAGCGCCACCGAAGCGAGCAGCGGCGCGAACGCAAGCCTTCGTGCGGAATTCATAACTAGTACGTATCTCCCGGCGTGTTATCGGGATGCGTTAAGAAGTAATGCGCGTCGTAGTGGTCGGTGGGAATCGTGACGAACGGAATCGGCGACTGCGTGTAGTCGAACATGTCGTCGAACGCATCGGCGCGTTGATCGGCATAGGTTGGGACCGAGCAGTTGCAGATCGGCGGCAAGCCAAACGTTTCTTCGATGAAATGTAGCGTGCTGGCGATCTCGTGCTGGTCGTGCGAAATGTAGCCGGCTTTCGCGTACGGCGACACGACGATCAGGGGAACGCGAAACCCGAGACCCTCGCGTGCTTTCGTTTGCGGATCGGGGTACTGCGGCGGATGCACCGGATCGAACCAGCCGCCCCACTCGTCCCACATGATGATGACTGCCGTGCTGTTCCAGTACTGGCTGTTGCCTACGGCGTTGACGATCGACGCGACCCAATCCGGGCCGCCGCTGCCGGATTGCGGACCGGGGTGATCCGATTTCAGGCCGCTGGGCGTGACCCACGATACGTTCGCCAGGTTACCGCTGGAGATGTCGGTGAGCACCTTGGTGTCGGGCGCGATGATGTTTGCGTGATCCGGGCCATCCCAAATCGGTTCGTTGGCCTGGAACGGCTCGAGGTCGCGTCCCGAATCCGCCTTCTGCGCATAGTACTTCCACGTGATGCCGGCAGCGTCGAGGTTTGTAGCGATCGTCGGATAGCTGAAGCATGGGGGCGGGCCGGCGACTTCGTGACCCGTTGCCGGAGAAAATGCCGGGGGATAGGCTTGGCCATACGCCAGTAGGTTGACGGTCACACCACTGTGCGCGTTGCAGCCCCACGGCTGGCCGTCGGGAACTTCGACCGAGTGACCCGATTGGCCGGCAACGAGATATTGATGCGAAACGAATGTCGGGCCGCTGTTGGACGAGAACGCATCGTCGCCCAACGCGTATTCCTTAGCCATGGTCCAGTACGGAACGATCTGCGTGGGATCGACATAGGAAAGTGCCGCCTGCCTAAAGGACTTGTTCTTCCAAAACACCCAACAGCTCGGCTCGTTGGCCTTGTTTACCGGATCCTTGCATATCGAACCGGGGCCGTTCAGATCCTCGATCAGATCGTCCCACCCATCGTCTTTGCCTTGATCGTAATCTTCTAAAAATTGCGTGTGCGAATGGTTGAGATCGAGCTTATTATACTTAAGGTCTACTTTCTGCAGCTCGTACTGGTGCCCGTGGCCGTTACCGAACTTGGCCGTCTTGGCGCCCGGAAAACCATAGAATAAATTATTAAAGCTACGGTTTTCTTGCATGATGACGATGATATGTTGAATGGGAGTCGACCCACCGGAATGATGCGAGAACGGGCCGCCGGCGACGCCTTGGCCGGGAGTGGTCGACATGGGCGAACTGCAGGCGGCCAACGCCGCCACGGCCACGAGCGCTAATTTTTTCATACCATTCCCTCTATCGGCACATCGAGACGCATCCTAGTAATCGATTTCCGGAGGCCAAACTTGCTTTTCGGCATCCTTGTTCACCTTCGGACAGGGTGGTAGTTTCACCGGTTTCGTAACCGGCGGTTCCTTCGCTAGTTTAATGGCCTTGAATTTGATCGGCTTCTGCGTAAAATCGAAAATGTCGTCGAAACCGTCGGCGCGCTCGTCGGCAAAGTGATATTTCGTTCCGGTTCCGAGCGGCGGCAGGTCGAAGGTCTCGCGGATGAAGTGGATCGAACTCGCGATCTCGTGCTGCTGATGTGAGATGTAACCGGCTTTCGCGTAGGGCGAAACGACGAGCAACGGGACACGGAAGCCTAAGCCCTCATTTGCGCCGGTGATTGGGTCGGGATACTGCTGCGGGATCACGTGGTCGTACCAGCCGCCCCACTCATCCCACATAACGATGACCGCGGTGCTGTTCCAATACTGACTCTTGCCGATCGCATTGACGATCAATGCGACCCAGTCGGGCCCGCAGTTTCCGGAACCCCCACCGGGATGATCGGAGGCATGCCCGTGCGGCATGACCCACGAGACTGACTGGAGATTGCCGTTGTCGATGTCGCTCAGCACGTTGGTGTCGGGAGATGAGATGTCGCCGTTCGACCAGTCGGGACCATACCGGATGCTCTTAACGGCATCAAAGGCGTTGAGCCACCACGAATCTATCTTGGGAGGCTGCACGTAGTAGCGCCAGCTGATGCCGGCATTGTCGAGCTCGTCGGCGATGGTGGTGTAGGTCGAATCCGGTCCCGTCATTTTGATCGGGAAGCACGGATCTGGACCCTTGATTTCGTGTCCGAAGATTGGATCGTACTGGGGTGGGTCGGCAGCGCCGTATTTCAGATAATATTCCCATTCGCTGGGAGCGTCGCAGCCCCACGGTCCGCCGCCAAGGCTGGGAATGTCCGAGGCGTGGCCGGAGCGGCCGGCGATCATATATTGATGCGATGCGAACGTTGGCCCGTTGTTCGAGGAAAAGGTGTTGTCACCGAGCGCGTACTGCTTGGCCATATCCCAGTACGGCTGAACCTGGGCCTGAATGACGTACGTATAGGGTTCTTTATTAAACGGCGGCCCGTGAATCAAGTAGCACGGCGGGTAGTTGACCCAGAGTTCTTTGGTGCAATATTTTTGCGAGCCGTTGTTGCCGTAGATCTGTTGGTCGAACCCGTCGCCTTTGCCATTATCGAAATCCAAAAGAAACTGATAATGGTAGTGGTTTTGGTCGTGCGCGTACGCGAGGTTGATCGGTTTGAGCGGATACACGGTACCGTCATGCCCCATACCCGTCGTGGCAGTGTTCGCTCCCGGATAACCGTAAAACATGTTATCGAAGCTTCGATTCTCTTGCATGATGATGACGATATGCTGGATCGGGCTAGACGACGTGCGATGATGTGCGGCGTTCGCCGACGACAAGATCGACGTTCCACCGGAACCGCCGCACGCAGAGAGCGCGAATATCAATGCCATGGATAGTTTTTTCACGACGGATCCCCTCACCATTAGTAGTCGATTTCTTCTGGGAACGTGTGCTTCAGGAAAAACGAGCCGGGTTCTTTGACGGGTTTGATGTTCTTGAACTTGATCGGCTGCTGCGTGTAGTCGAAACAGTCATCGAAGCCGTCGGCACGCTGATCGGCGTAGGTTTGGCCCGAACCTGCCCCCAGGAACGGCAGCTTGAACGTCTCCTCGATGAAACGCAAGGTGCTGGCAATTTCGTGCTGCTTATGCGAAATATAGTGCGGCTTGGCATACGGCGACACGACGATAAGCGGCACGCGATAGCCCAGGCCCTCGTAGACCCCGGTTTGCGAATCGGGATATTGCGGCGGCAGCACGTGGTCGTACCAGCCGCCCCATTCGTCCCACATGATGATGATGGCGGTGTTTTTCCAGTACGGGCTCTTGCCGACCGCGTCGACGATCGACGCGACCCAGTCGGGACCGAGGTTACCCGAACCGCCTCCCGGATGGTCGGACGCACCGCCGTGCGGCATGACCCACGATACTTGCGCCAGATTTCCGTTCTGAATATCGGAGAGCACGTTGGTGTCCGGCATCGAGATGTCGCCGTTCGTCCAATCCGGCCCGTTGAAGACCGCTCGTACCGCTGCGAAGGCGTTGAGCCAGTACGAATCTTGAATCTTGCCTTTAATCTCGCGCGGCTGCACGTAGTATCGCCAGCTGATGCCGGCGTTATCCAGCGAGTCGGCGATGGTGGGATACGTTCCCGATTGTTTGAGCGGGAAGCACGGATCGACGCCGACGTATTCGTGCCCGACCTTCGGACCGAACGCAGGCGGGTCGGCTTCGCCGAACTCGATGTAGTTTTCGGTTTCGTTCGGCGCATTGCAACCCCAAGGCATCGTGCTGGGCACTTCGGAGGCGTGTCCGGATTGGCCGGCGATCAGATACTGATGCGAAACGAACGTCGGACCGTTGTTTGACGAAAATGTTTTGTCGCCCAAAACGTACTGTTGGGCCATATCCCAGTACGGCTTAATCTGCGCCTGAATCGTATACGAGTACGGCATCTGCATGTTGCCGCTGCCGGTTAAGAAATTCCAACAGTGCGGTTCGTTAAACCAGTTCTTATCGGTGCAGCCCTTGCCGGATTTGTACGGCTGCGTAATCTGGTGTTCCCAGCCGTCGTTGCTACCGCGATCGTAATCTTCGAGGAACTGCCAGTGGTAGTGGTTGATGTCGTGGCCCCACTTGAGGGGAAGTGCTTGCAACTGATACACGCGTCCGTCGTGACCCTTGCCCGACGTCGCGTAGTTTGCGCCCGGAAACTTGTAGAAGAAATTATCGAAGCTCCGGTTTTCTTGCATGATGATGACGATGTGCTGGATCGGGCTCGACGAGGCGCTGCGGTGGCTTCCAGCGGCAGACGGTCCAAACGACGGCTGGCCGCTCGGTCCGCTACACGAGGTAGCAATCGCAGCCATACACAACAGCGCGGCACGTTTCATCTAGGAGCGCCTTCCGCGCCTGCGTAATTGAGTCCTAGACCCACAACAAGAGCGACCGTAACCGTAGTCATCATTTCCCATGAAACCACGCGGGGTGTGTGTGCGGGAGCCCCGAAGAGCGCCCCGTGCAAGCGAACACCGACCCTGCGGTCGCCGGCACGCCAAC
This genomic window from Candidatus Tumulicola sp. contains:
- a CDS encoding alkaline phosphatase family protein, with product MNSARRLAFAPLLASVALALSGCGSGSSQPAAIPSFGGRFAHHSGGTTPIQHIIIVMQENRSFNNLFYGFPGAKTAKFGNGHGSQYKVKKVDLAYYFDLNHSHSQFLEDYDQGKDDGWDSEILPQPANDPKCQGKGNNPYYQNEPSCWVISKNPVDKQRAFSYVDHTEITPYWTMAEEYALGDETFSSNNGPTFVSHQYLVAGQSGHSVEVPNGQPWGCNANSSVTVNLLAYGPADPPVFSPATGHEVAGPSPCFSYPTIAAALDGAGLTWRYYAQKADSGRDLEPFEANKPIWDGADRANIISPDTKVLSDITSGNLANVSWVTPSGLKSDHPGRQSGDGGPDWVASIVNAVGNSQYWDSTAIIIMWDEWGGWFDPVHPPQYADPQTGAREGLGFRVPLIVVSPYAKAGYVSHDQHEIASTLRFIEETFGLGTIGSCTDKKTQYADCRADGFDDMFDYTQSPIPFVTIPPVKHGARYFLNLHDDTPGDTY
- a CDS encoding alkaline phosphatase family protein; the encoded protein is MALIFALSACGGSGGTSILSSANAAHHRTSSSPIQHIVIIMQENRSFDNMFYGYPGANTATTGMGHDGTVYPLKPINLAYAHDQNHYHYQFLLDFDNGKGDGFDQQIYGNNGSQKYCTKELWVNYPPCYLIHGPPFNKEPYTYVIQAQVQPYWDMAKQYALGDNTFSSNNGPTFASHQYMIAGRSGHASDIPSLGGGPWGCDAPSEWEYYLKYGAADPPQYDPIFGHEIKGPDPCFPIKMTGPDSTYTTIADELDNAGISWRYYVQPPKIDSWWLNAFDAVKSIRYGPDWSNGDISSPDTNVLSDIDNGNLQSVSWVMPHGHASDHPGGGSGNCGPDWVALIVNAIGKSQYWNSTAVIVMWDEWGGWYDHVIPQQYPDPITGANEGLGFRVPLLVVSPYAKAGYISHQQHEIASSIHFIRETFDLPPLGTGTKYHFADERADGFDDIFDFTQKPIKFKAIKLAKEPPVTKPVKLPPCPKVNKDAEKQVWPPEIDY
- a CDS encoding alkaline phosphatase family protein yields the protein MKRAALLCMAAIATSCSGPSGQPSFGPSAAGSHRSASSSPIQHIVIIMQENRSFDNFFYKFPGANYATSGKGHDGRVYQLQALPLKWGHDINHYHWQFLEDYDRGSNDGWEHQITQPYKSGKGCTDKNWFNEPHCWNFLTGSGNMQMPYSYTIQAQIKPYWDMAQQYVLGDKTFSSNNGPTFVSHQYLIAGQSGHASEVPSTMPWGCNAPNETENYIEFGEADPPAFGPKVGHEYVGVDPCFPLKQSGTYPTIADSLDNAGISWRYYVQPREIKGKIQDSYWLNAFAAVRAVFNGPDWTNGDISMPDTNVLSDIQNGNLAQVSWVMPHGGASDHPGGGSGNLGPDWVASIVDAVGKSPYWKNTAIIIMWDEWGGWYDHVLPPQYPDSQTGVYEGLGYRVPLIVVSPYAKPHYISHKQHEIASTLRFIEETFKLPFLGAGSGQTYADQRADGFDDCFDYTQQPIKFKNIKPVKEPGSFFLKHTFPEEIDY
- a CDS encoding alkaline phosphatase family protein, which translates into the protein MKKLSWLMAVVLAACSSPLSQGPAAPGTARSFANHSGGSTPIQNVIIVMQENRSFNNLFYGFPGAKTASNGMGHGTTYTLQPLPLEEKRDINHSHTQFLEDFDRGKNDGWDDEIVKFKKTGSVCSDKVNENNEPQCWVFSNDPTVKQMPFTYVQKSDIQPYWTIAQEYALGDEAFESNSGPTFVSHEYMIAGQSGHTVEVPDGSVWGCNEKKPGVTANVLDFGQADPPQFPAATGHEVAGPYPCFTFSTIADSLDAAGITWKFYSQKSGAGSNLDPFESIQSVWNGPDHANIVSPDTTVLKDIANGNLPQVSWVTPSGANSDHPGPQSGSLGPSWVASIVNAVGQSQYWGNTAVIVMWEESGGWFDPVVPKQLADPVTGAYEGLGYRVPLMVVSPYARAGYVSHTHYEVASTLHFIEETFGLPFLGNGSVVLADQRAAAFDDMFDFTQPPITFVKIPSSEDAQYFLTHVDNTPPDTY
- a CDS encoding alkaline phosphatase family protein, yielding MKKLALVAVAALAACSSPMSTTPGQGVAGGPFSHHSGGSTPIQHIIVIMQENRSFNNLFYGFPGAKTAKFGNGHGHQYELQKVDLKYNKLDLNHSHTQFLEDYDQGKDDGWDDLIEDLNGPGSICKDPVNKANEPSCWVFWKNKSFRQAALSYVDPTQIVPYWTMAKEYALGDDAFSSNSGPTFVSHQYLVAGQSGHSVEVPDGQPWGCNAHSGVTVNLLAYGQAYPPAFSPATGHEVAGPPPCFSYPTIATNLDAAGITWKYYAQKADSGRDLEPFQANEPIWDGPDHANIIAPDTKVLTDISSGNLANVSWVTPSGLKSDHPGPQSGSGGPDWVASIVNAVGNSQYWNSTAVIIMWDEWGGWFDPVHPPQYPDPQTKAREGLGFRVPLIVVSPYAKAGYISHDQHEIASTLHFIEETFGLPPICNCSVPTYADQRADAFDDMFDYTQSPIPFVTIPTDHYDAHYFLTHPDNTPGDTY
- a CDS encoding alkaline phosphatase family protein, with protein sequence MYSRWISAVLAFACLAACDGAPGASGFPGAFSPGAARRAATSTPIKHVVIIMQENRSFENLFHAFPGARTVNSGVGHDGTVYHLQSIPLTWPVEMDHSHYQFLEDYDKGKIDGFDQYVVSLKKTGSICSNPINRYNEPPCFHIQQSARFKQMSFSYVDPTQITEYWAMAQQYALGDNTFSSNNGPTFPSHQYLIAGESGHATEVPHGQPWGCDAETGTTVNVLKGGRARPPVYSEDTGHEIAGPYPCFTYPTIAQNLDASNVTWKYYAQETGTGRDLDPFESSSAVWNGPDRKNIIYPDTQVLKDIRTGKLANVSWVTPSGQTSDHPGPQSGNEGPKWVASIVNAIGKSEYWKSTAIIVMWDEWGGWYDEVKPPQYLDSQSNAYEGLGFRVPLIVVSPYARAGYISHKQHEIAGTLRFLEETFDLPFIGGDSGIKYADQRADGFDDMFDYTQKPIPFVPIRTTGNATLFENFHDDTPADTY